A part of Liolophura sinensis isolate JHLJ2023 chromosome 1, CUHK_Ljap_v2, whole genome shotgun sequence genomic DNA contains:
- the LOC135471411 gene encoding aspartate--tRNA ligase, cytoplasmic-like → MDSNKMDAGQTGPDGQQISKKAAKKQQKEAEKAAKKALRKEAQAVADEGAAEADCAQGHYGSYPMMQSASKPETVLRDLKDLTPELADQKVWIRARLQTSRSKGKQCFLVLRQQKWTLQALLSVGERVSKQMVKFVAGINKESIVDLEGFVRKVDQKIESCSQKDVELHVEQTWVVSQACPRLPLLIEDASRPDTDDELAKVNQDTRLDNRVLDLRTTTNQAIYRLEAGVCRLFREFLTSQGFVEIHTPKIISAASEGGANVFEVSYFKGSAYLAQSPQLYKQMAICADFDRVFTVGGVFRAEDSNTHRHLTEFVGLDLEMAFRWHYHEVVDLIGDMFVNIFKGLRDQFSEEIETVGRQYPSLPFKFLEPSLRLEFPEAVKMLRENGVEIGDEDDLSTPAEKFLGKLVKAKYDTDFYILDKYPLAVRPFYTMPDANNPKYSNSYDMFMRGEEILSGAQRVHDAEFLSKRASEMGVDLEKIKSYIDSFKFGSPPHAGGGIGCERVTMLYLGLDNIRKASMFPRDPKRLTP, encoded by the exons ATGGATTCCAACAAAATGGATGCAGGTCAAACGGG CCCCGATGGACAACAAATCTCAAAGAAAGCAgccaaaaaacaacagaaagaaGCAGAAAAAGCTGCCAAGAAAGCTCTGAGAAAAGAGGCGCAAGCT GTGGCTGATGAAGGAGCCGCCGAAGCAGATTGTGCCCAGGGTCACTACGGGTCTTACCCCATGATGCAGTCTGCAAGTAAACCAGAAACAGTTTTGAGAGACCTGAAGGACCTTACCCCAGAGCTGGCTGACCAGAAGGTGTGGATCCGGGCCAGGCTACAAACAAGCAGGAGCAAAG GTAAACAGTGTTTCCTGGTTCTTCGCCAACAAAAATGGACGCTACAAGCACTCCTATCTGTGGGAGAGAGAGTCAGTAAACAGATGGTGAAATTTGTGGCTGG GATAAACAAGGAATCCATTGTGGATCTTGAAGGTTTTGTGAGGAAAGTTGATCAGAAAATTGAGTCCTGTTCTCAGAAGGATGTGGAACTTCATGTGGAGCAG ACATGGGTGGTGAGTCAGGCATGTCCGCGATTACCTTTACTTATTGAGGATGCATCACGACCAGACACTGATGAT GAATTGGCCAAAGTGAATCAGGACACACGATTGGACAACCGAGTACTGGACCTGAGGACAACAACTAACCAGGCTATTTACCGATTAGAGGCGGGCGTCTGTAGGCTCTTCAGAGAGTTCCTCACATCACAAGGATTTGTTGAAATTCACACACCTAAAATTATCTCAG CTGCATCGGAAGGAGGGGCCAATGTGTTTGAAGTGAGTTATTTCAAAGGCAGTGCGTACTTAGCTCAATCTCCTCAGCTGTACAAGCAGATGGCTATCTGTGCTGACTTTGACAGGGTCTTCACAGTGGGTGGAG TTTTCAGGGCAGAAGACTCCAATACTCATCGTCACTTGACAGAATTTGTGGGGCTGGATTTAGAAATGGCTTTCCGGTGGCATTACCACGAGGTGGTGGACCTTATCGGGGATATGTTCGTCAACATTTTTAAGGGACTACGTGACCA attttcagaAGAGATTGAAACGGTAGGCAGACAGTACCCTTCTCTTCCTTTCAAGTTTTTGGAACCAAG CTTACGTCTGGAGTTTCCAGAGGCTGTCAAAATGTTACGTGAGAATGGCGTAGAGATAGGGGATGAAGATGACCTCAGCACACCAGCAGAGAAGTTCCTTGGAAAACTAGTCAAAGCGAAG TACGACACTGATTTTTATATCCTGGACAAGTACCCTTTAGCTGTCCGACCGTTCTACACCATGCCTGATGCCAATAACCCA AAATACAGCAATTCCTATGACATGTTCATGAGAGGGGAAGAAATTCTCTCTGGAGCACAGAGGGTACATGACGCTGAGTTTTTATCCAAAAGGGCATCGGAAATGGGTGTGG ACCTGGAAAAGATCAAGTCCTACATCGACTCTTTCAAGTTTGGGTCGCCTCCTCATGCTGGTGGGGGAATAG ggTGTGAGCGAGTGACCATGCTGTATTTGGGACTGGACAATATCAGGAAGGCCTCCATGTTTCCACGAGACCCCAAGCGCCTTACCCCATGA